The Methanobacterium sp. genomic interval AATGATATGATGAAGATTGTAAGTGAAAATCCCCCGCTGAATAATAGTATATTAAGTGCACTGTATAAAATATTTCCTGTAGAAGCACTGTAGGCGATAATTGCAATTAAATATGATCCATAACAGGGAGACCACGCAATAGATGTTAAAAAACCCATTAAAAATGAACGAATATTTTTATTTTCATGTTGAACGGGTTTATATGAGATTTTAAATGTATTTTTATTTAAAATAAAGAAAATACCGATTAATATTATGATTAAGGCTGCAATAAATCTGAAATAATATAGATAATAGTTAATTGCAGCTGTAAAAATGACAGTAAGCGTAATAATTAAAGTGAAAACTAAATAGAACCCTAAAACAAAAGAAGTGACTTCTGAGACTTCCTGTTCTAAAAGTGAATATCCAACGATAATGGGGATAAGAGGTAATACACAGGGAGATAAAACTGAAGCTATCCCTGCAAAAAATGATAGTAAAAACCCTATATCCATCTTATCTCTCTTTTAAAGCTGATTTAATAAAGCATCTGCATCAATATAACCTTCAAACCTTTTTATTTCCTGCCCATTTGAATTTAAAGACAGTAGGGTAGGATATCCATAAATCATATAATTTGATGCAACATCCGGGTATTTATCTCCATCTATCTTGGCTATAACATAATCTTTAGCTAATTTTGTCTTTACTCTGGGATCTGAAAGTGTTGTTTCATCAAGCTGTTTACAGTAAGGGCACCAAGCAGTATAAAAATCTATAAAAACAGGTTTATTGCTATTTTTGGCTTCATTAAGGGCCGAATTTAAATCCGTATGCCAGTTTAAATTTGAATTTTGTCCAGTAGTAGTTTCTTCATTTTCAGGACTTAATACAGCGTATATGGCTATTAATGCAAGTAAAATAATTCCAATAATGACTATCAGTTTTTTCATTACTTTAATTTCTTTAATTATGTGTAATATAAATTTCGAAAATTAGATGTTCTGTATGTAAAAGTTTCTTAAATCAATTTAATTTGATAAATATTACTAAATAAACTGTGAATAATAATAAAAAAGAGTATTACCTAATCAATGCTAACGATTACCGATAACGTGGGCTTCCAACAACTATAAATAACATAAAGGCCTATATATTATTGTGTGAACATTCTCAAATGACTAAAGATTATTTGAGAGAACCAATCTTGATATTCAGAGAAACTAAGTAAATACAAAAACTTGGAGTCTTATTGATATCAATAACAGCTATTTTTTTCGACAATCATCGTCCACATGGATTTTCATTTAATCAATTATGTTATTACTAACTAAGATTATTGTAAGTTCACCAATCAGGCATAAAGGAGGTGAAAAAGATTAGAAGACAAGTAACTTTACTAATACTGACTCTAACTTTAGCCTTTATTATTTGTGGAGCAGTTAGTGCTGCAGATGAACCTGCTAACGACACAGAAAATGGAACTGTGGTAGATCCGCCTTTAGAAATAACCAAAGGATCATGGGATACCGCGGGGCTTGATAGTAACAATGTGAACGTGGGGCCTAACCAAACTATTATTCAGTTTAGGGTGAAAAATCCGGACCCAATTAACACAGCTCACGATGTTACAGCCAATTTTGCATGGACCAGTACCAACACATACATTAATCTGGCTCCGGGGGAAACTGCAGTTAAAAATATCGGAGACATTCTACCTGGTGAAACTAAGGACGTTTTTTATCTGGTTGAAATAACCAGAAATTCAGGTGCCTACTTTACCAGTAGAAATTACCAGGTCACAATCCAGGGTTCAGACACCCCACTCTACACACCAACTGGTAGCATCTATGTGGAAAAACTGCTCAGTCAAAACAGGAACGACGTAACTGGTATTTATATTTCTCCCAGCATGCCTCATGTTGGAGAAACATTTACTGTGACTGTAACCAGTACTACCGGGTCTGCTAATTATCCAGAATTAGCTCTACCGCTTGTATCATATGATCCAAGCATATTAAAACCTCTGGGAATGGTAACCACCTACAAAGACATAAATAACATCATCCGCTCAACTAACAACGTATACATTCCTAATCCGCAAGGTAATGCTTTCACCACTGTATGGACTTTTATGTTCACCAGTGCAGGAATGACAAAACTATACCCTGTTATTTATGATCGAAGTGGTAGCAGTTACCATTACAATGCAGACTATGGTGAGACAGAAACTGCAGTCGTGCCTGCTAATGTTGGAAACTGGGTATGGTATGATGATAATGCCAATGGTATGCAGGATCCGGGAGAGCTGGGAGTTCCCAATGTACTGGTAACCCTTTATAATTCCACAGGCAGTCAACTGGAAACCAGGGTAACCGATGCTAATGGTTACTACTACTTCAATGATGTATATCCTGGAGACTATTATCTGAAATTCACATTACCGGCTGGTTACAGTTTCAGTCCATTTTATGGTCCAGGTTATGATAACAAAGCAAATCCTAATTCCGGACCAAATTTAGGTGAAACTGCAATTTTCAACCTCAGTCCCGGTGAAAATGATTATACATGGGATGCAGGTATCTACCAACCAGCAAGTGTAGGTGATTTTGTCTGGAACGATCAGAATGCCAATGGTATTTATGAAGGCATCGGAGTCGGAATACCGGGCATAATCGTGGATTTATTCACAAGTATTGGTACATATGTAGCCAGCACTACAACTGATGCCAATGGATACTACCTCTTCAGCAACTTAATACCTGGAACATACTACATACATTTCAATCTACCTACCGGTTACAATTTCAGCCCTTACATTCCAGGAATCACTGATAATAAAGCAGATTCCAGCGGAAACACACCCGTTTTCGCATTAAACACAGGAATGACAGATCTTACTCAGGACGCAGGTATGTATCAAAATGCTACTCTTGGAGACTTTGTATGGGATGATCTGGATGCTGATGGAATCTGGGATACAGGAGAACCCGGTATTGATGGGA includes:
- a CDS encoding cytochrome c biogenesis CcdA family protein, with protein sequence MDIGFLLSFFAGIASVLSPCVLPLIPIIVGYSLLEQEVSEVTSFVLGFYLVFTLIITLTVIFTAAINYYLYYFRFIAALIIILIGIFFILNKNTFKISYKPVQHENKNIRSFLMGFLTSIAWSPCYGSYLIAIIAYSASTGNILYSALNILLFSGGFSLTIFIISLGVSKINLTELIKYSDHIRVISGVIITLAGIYMLYVLFFGVV
- a CDS encoding thioredoxin family protein, encoding MKKLIVIIGIILLALIAIYAVLSPENEETTTGQNSNLNWHTDLNSALNEAKNSNKPVFIDFYTAWCPYCKQLDETTLSDPRVKTKLAKDYVIAKIDGDKYPDVASNYMIYGYPTLLSLNSNGQEIKRFEGYIDADALLNQL
- a CDS encoding SdrD B-like domain-containing protein, with protein sequence MKKIRRQVTLLILTLTLAFIICGAVSAADEPANDTENGTVVDPPLEITKGSWDTAGLDSNNVNVGPNQTIIQFRVKNPDPINTAHDVTANFAWTSTNTYINLAPGETAVKNIGDILPGETKDVFYLVEITRNSGAYFTSRNYQVTIQGSDTPLYTPTGSIYVEKLLSQNRNDVTGIYISPSMPHVGETFTVTVTSTTGSANYPELALPLVSYDPSILKPLGMVTTYKDINNIIRSTNNVYIPNPQGNAFTTVWTFMFTSAGMTKLYPVIYDRSGSSYHYNADYGETETAVVPANVGNWVWYDDNANGMQDPGELGVPNVLVTLYNSTGSQLETRVTDANGYYYFNDVYPGDYYLKFTLPAGYSFSPFYGPGYDNKANPNSGPNLGETAIFNLSPGENDYTWDAGIYQPASVGDFVWNDQNANGIYEGIGVGIPGIIVDLFTSIGTYVASTTTDANGYYLFSNLIPGTYYIHFNLPTGYNFSPYIPGITDNKADSSGNTPVFALNTGMTDLTQDAGMYQNATLGDFVWDDLDADGIWDTGEPGIDGITVKLYEQGGLAPIATTTTSSNGNYLFSNLKPGNYFVEFVKPSGYIFSPANQGVNDQIDSDADPLTGRTGTIILTSGKNDLSWDAGMYRQAVVGDFVWMDLNLNGYYEPGLGEYPLANIMVNLFNGTGQIDSTSTDANGNYYFTGLNPGSYYLQFVAPTGYLFSQYYGPTYDNKANSAGFTYTFSLVSGQSDLTWDAGMLGPELYYATIGDYVWDDQNADGINQGRGMGIPGVTVNLYLEGGTTPINSTTTNAGGFYYFDNLIPTQDIQNGLRYFLEFILPAGYNFSPYIQGITDNKADPTPGPNFGRTALITLGIGQTDLTWDAGMYRNVTIGDFVWDDQNANGIYDGIGPGINGVTVNLYVLGGLVPIRSTTTSGNGNYLFDNLVPGDYIVEFIRPSVDWIFSPYIPGVTNNTADPSTGRTATNLAIAGWNPT